One Heliomicrobium gestii DNA window includes the following coding sequences:
- the tyrS gene encoding tyrosine--tRNA ligase, producing the protein MSETKTLPKHIQDEIDRQLALLRRGTAEIVPEEDLVKKLEKAIVEKRPLRIKLGLDPTAPDIHLGHTVVLRKLRDFQDLGHQVVIVIGDFTGRIGDPSGKSETRKQLTEEEVNRNAATYKEQIFKVLDPAKTEMTFNSHWLQPLNFADILQLAAKYTVARMLERDDFSKRMRENLPIGVHELFYPLMQGYDSVALRADVELGGTDQKFNLLVGRVLQKEYGQEPQVALMMPILEGLDGVNKMSKSLGNYIGVNESPREIYGKTMSIADELMVRYFELVTRVPAEEIQAIAEGVKSGALHPRDVKMRLAREIVALFHGVEAAQNAQEEFINIFQKKELPDEIPDFVVPADQIADGQVGLVKALVLSGLAASNGEARRKIGEGAVKVNHETVKDINAMVPVGDTLLRLGKRKFVRLVMS; encoded by the coding sequence TTGTCCGAGACGAAGACACTGCCGAAACATATCCAGGATGAGATTGATCGCCAGTTGGCGTTGCTCCGGCGGGGGACTGCCGAAATCGTTCCTGAAGAGGATCTCGTCAAAAAGCTCGAAAAGGCCATTGTGGAGAAGCGCCCGCTGCGGATTAAGCTGGGGCTGGATCCGACGGCGCCTGACATTCACCTGGGGCACACCGTTGTCCTGCGCAAACTTCGCGATTTTCAGGATCTGGGCCATCAAGTGGTTATCGTCATTGGCGATTTTACCGGCCGCATCGGCGATCCCTCCGGAAAATCGGAGACGCGCAAACAACTGACCGAGGAAGAGGTCAACCGCAACGCGGCCACTTATAAGGAACAGATTTTTAAGGTTCTCGATCCAGCCAAGACGGAGATGACTTTCAACTCCCATTGGCTGCAGCCGTTGAACTTTGCTGATATCCTGCAATTGGCAGCCAAATATACCGTCGCTCGCATGCTGGAACGGGATGACTTCTCGAAGCGCATGCGCGAGAATCTGCCCATTGGTGTTCATGAACTTTTTTATCCCTTGATGCAAGGGTATGACTCGGTGGCGCTGAGAGCCGATGTGGAACTGGGCGGAACCGACCAGAAATTCAACCTGCTCGTCGGCCGGGTGCTGCAAAAGGAATACGGCCAGGAACCCCAGGTGGCGCTGATGATGCCGATCCTGGAAGGGCTTGACGGCGTCAACAAGATGAGCAAGAGCCTGGGCAATTATATCGGTGTCAACGAATCGCCGCGGGAGATTTACGGCAAGACCATGTCCATTGCCGATGAGTTGATGGTTCGTTATTTTGAACTGGTGACGCGGGTGCCTGCCGAGGAGATTCAGGCGATCGCCGAAGGCGTGAAGAGCGGCGCGCTGCATCCTCGTGATGTGAAGATGCGCCTGGCCAGGGAGATCGTCGCCCTCTTTCACGGCGTCGAGGCGGCCCAGAACGCTCAGGAAGAATTCATCAACATCTTCCAGAAGAAAGAACTGCCCGATGAGATCCCCGATTTCGTCGTCCCGGCGGATCAGATCGCCGATGGCCAGGTTGGGCTGGTCAAGGCGCTCGTCCTCTCCGGGTTGGCTGCCTCCAACGGGGAGGCCCGTCGTAAGATCGGCGAGGGGGCTGTCAAGGTGAACCATGAGACGGTCAAGGATATCAACGCCATGGTCCCTGTGGGGGACACGCTGCTCCGGTTGGGCAAGCGCAAGTTTGTCCGACTGGTTATGTCGTAA